A single region of the Kryptolebias marmoratus isolate JLee-2015 linkage group LG10, ASM164957v2, whole genome shotgun sequence genome encodes:
- the ccdc32 gene encoding coiled-coil domain-containing protein 32 has product MIDDFENQEEVRSSGELWTEICSGLPAVRSEAAPGEDTGDFTDSFRPAAQPGAQSRGRAGPPEATWEPMEDSEVYIASLENRLKKIKGQSSDVTSRDILRSLSQAKKECWDRFLHDAQTSELFQGGDLDESALEHLKRWLIPEKVAISAEELEYLLRPSRTEEASQTQNGAEDTHGAEEEEGEEAHDPEK; this is encoded by the exons GCGGCGAGCTGTGGACCGAGATCTGCTCCGGTCTGCCCGCGGTCCGGTCCGAGGCGGCTCCGGGGGAGGACACCGGGGACTTCACGGATTCCTTCCGCCCTGCAGCGCAGCCCGGAGCCCAGAGCCGCGGGCGAGCCGGTCCCCCCGAAGCCACGTGGGAACCCATGGAGGACTCCGAAGTTTACATCGCCTCTTTAG AGAACCGCCTGAAGAAGATAAAGGGCCAGTCCAGTGACGTGACCTCCAGAGACATCCTGCGCTCGCTGTCCCAGGCCAAGAAAGAGTGCTGGGATCGCTTCCTGCACGACGCCCAGACCTCCGAGCTCTTCCAAGGTGGCGACCTGGATGAGAG CGCTCTGGAGCACCTCAAGAGGTGGCTGATCCCGGAGAAGGTGGCCATCAGCGCAGAGGAGCTGGAGTACCTCCTGAGGCCGTCTCGGACTGAAGAGGCTAGTCAGACCCAAAACGGAGCGGAAGACACGCACGgcgcagaagaagaagaaggagaagaggcTCACGACCCAGAGAAATGA